From the genome of Pseudomonadota bacterium:
ACCCTGCGCTCTTTGACCTCGACGGCTCGATCTACGGCAAGGGTGCTGCCTACCACGACGGCGCCAATACCCAGGGCTTCAACCAGCACGATCCGAAGAAGGCCGCCCGGCTGCTGAAGGAGGCCGGCTACAAGGGCGAGCCGATCCGCCTGCTGACCTCGCAGCAATTCGACTATTTCTACAAGCAGACGCTCGTTGCCAAGGAAAACTTGGAGGAAGCCGGCTTCGCCGTCGATGTGAAGGTGCTGGACTGGGCGTCGGTGACGCAACTGCGCACCAACCCCAACAATTGGGAAGGCTTCATCGCCTATAACGGGTTCCAGCCCGATCCCAATGCGGTCACGTTCATCAGCCCGGACTATCCCGGCTGGTGGGACACCCCGGAGAAGACCGCGGCATTGAACGAGTTCAACCGGGAGATGGACCCGGCCAAGCGCGTGCCGCTCTGGTCGAAGATCCAGACGCTTCTCTATGAGCAGGCGTCGACACTGATCACCGGCCATTTCTATAGCCTGACGGCGGTCAGCGATAAGCTGCAGGGATTCACCTCGATGCCCCAGCCGGCGTTCTGGAACGTCCGGTTGGCGCCGTGATGGCGGCAGCGGATAACGCTTCAGACCAGCCGCATCGTGCTTCGGAGGTGACGCTCGCCTATTACGATCGGCAGGCCGAGGCCTTCTGGGACGGGACCCGGGCGCACGACGTCAGCCAGAACTATGCGGCGCTCCTCGATGCGATCGAGGGCGATCCCCCGCACTCCATTCTCGATCTGGGGTGCGGGCCGGGCCGCGACCTTCGCCATTTCCGTTCCTTGGGGCATGAGGCCATCGGCTTGGACGGGTCGAAGGAGTTCGTCGCCATGGCGCGCGCCTATTCCGGCTGCGAGGTTCTGCACCAGGATTTCCTGGCGATGGATCTGCCGGCCGATCGCTTCCACGGGGTGTTTGCCAATGCCTCACTGTTCCACGTGCCGAGCCGGGAGCTGCCGAGGGTGTTGCTGGAGCTCGCCGGAACCTTGAGACCGCGGGGCGTCCTATTTTGCTCGAATCCTCGAGGCAACAACGAGGAAGGTATCCGCGGCGACCGCTATGGCTGTTTCCGCGATCTCGACGCTTGGCGCAACTATGTGAGCGCTGCCGGATTCGTCGAAGTGCTGCACTACTACCGCCCGCCCGGACTCCCCCGCCCCCAGCAGCCCTGGCTCGCCATGGTATGGCGCAAAGGGGTAGCGGCCTAGTTTCGCGATCCCAGCAGGCGCAGCCCCACGGTCATCCATACGGCCCCACCCAGGCCGAAAATGCCGTTATAGGTCATGCCGCGAAGCATATTGACGAGCACGAAGCCATTACCGAGCGCCTGTCCGCGCAAGGGGGCCAGCACGAACCAATTGAACGTGGAAATGAATAGACCGCCGAAAACAATCGCGGCGATGAAGAAACCCGCACCGCTCCGCAGGGATTGCGGCAGCCGGCTGGAGACGGCGGCAAACACCGAAAACCAGACACCGCCCCAGAAGGCGAGGGAGATGACCTGCGGCACGCCCAGAGGCGGAACCGCGCGCATGGCGTAGGCCGGATTCGGATTCCAGCCCAACAGATAGGCAATGCTATTGGCACCCTGATGGAAAACCAGGACCGAGAGGAATCCGGCGACGAAGCCGAACAAGATCCACCTCGGCAAAGAGATTGAGGGTGCAGGGTCATCGAAGGTGACGGTCATCGTTACCCCTCGAAGCGGTGGCCGGCCGCATGATCGTGAATGGCGTGACCATTGTAGCCAATATCGCGGCGGCGGGCGAGCAAGTGTCCCCGCTTCAGCCAATCTCGATATCCGTCTCGATTGCGTGCATCGGCCACCGGATCTCGTTCAAACCTAGTGGGATTTCAAGGGGCTCGACGCGCCGATCGCATCCAAGACCTGCTCGGTGCTCCAGACCTGCCCGAAGACGCGCGCAAAACCGGAAAGCGCCGCGCGATGGTGCCGATCGAAAAACGTCGCGGATGCGTCCTCGACGATGATTGCATTGAATCCGCGATCGGCGGCATCGCGCGCTGTCGTCTCGACACACATATCGGTCGCCATGCCGACGAACACGATCGACTCGATGCCCATATTTCTCAGCAGCCATTCGATCCCGGTCGAATTGAAAGCGCTCGAGGTATTCTTGTCGAGAACGAGGTCGCGCGCGGCGGGCGTCAGCTCCGCAATCACGTCGTGCTCGAAAGTCCCTCGATGCCAGAGCACCGGCGTATTTGTCGTCGTGATCGACTCGGCATCGCGCCGTCTTCGGCGTTCGATCATGTCCCGCCCATCGGGGAGCAAGGCTCCGTGTCGCGTGAACACGATCTGCGCGGAGTGGCTTCGAAACCGTTCCAACAATCGTTTGGCATTCGGAATGACGGTGTGGACCAAGCGCTCGACGTAGTAGTCCGCAATGGCGGGATAGCGCTGCGTCAGCATCTGGGCAACGCCGACCGCGGGATTGCATCCGTAGTTTTGCATGTCCACGACGACCAGGGCCGTCGAACGCCAGTCGATCGTGAAGCTGGGCCAAGGCATGTGCCAATCGGCAAATGTCTCGGGCGAGTCGATATGTCCCGACGGCTGATCCTTGGTTTGTTTCATTGGTCACCCCAATCCGTCTGCGCGGCAGCACGTTACCCTGCTAGTGGAGCAGGGCGCCCCCCCGCCTGCGCGGCTTTACTCTAACTGTTTGATATCCATGGTTCCCGAACGGTCGCCTGGATCCAGGTCGTTGCCGACAGGCTCGAGGTGGCACGCCCAGTCATGTCCGTCGACGGCACGCAGCGGCGGCGCCATCTCGGTACAGATCGGCATCGCAAGGGGGCAGCGCGTGCGATAGGTGCAGCCGGAGGGCAGCGCCAGCGCGCTTGGAGGCTCGCTCACTTGCATCGCCTCGAGGCCGGCCTCGGCGCTCGTCGCCAGCAGCATCTGCGAATAGGGATGCCGCGGCGTTTGGAGGACCTGTCGGGCGGATCCCGCCTCGACGATGGCGCCCAGGTACATGACCACGATCCGGTCGGCGAGGTAGCGGATGACGTTGAGATCGTGGCTGATCACCACAGAAGTGAGGCCGAGCTCGGCGCGGAGGTCCTGCAGCAAATTGAGGATCTGCGATTGCACCGAGACGTCGAGCGCGCTGGTCGGCTCGTCGCAGATGAGAATCGGCGGTCTGAGGATGACGGCGCTGGCGATGGCGACGCGCTGGCGCTGCCCGCCGGATAGCTCAGCTGGGTAGGACGAAGCGAGGCGTCTGGGCAGCCCGCACAAATCCATCATCCGCTCGACCGCGTGATCGCGCTCGGCCGGCGTGCCGATCCGGTGCACGTCGAGGGGAAGGCGGATGGTCGCCCCGACGGTGCGGCGCGGGTTGAGGGATGAGTAGGGATCTTGGAACACGGGTTGGATCGTGCGTGCAAGCGCCGCCCTGCCGAAAGTGCCGAGGTCGCGACCGAAAAGGCGAACCGTGCCGCTCCGCGGCCGTTCCAAGCCGAGCATGACTCTTGCCAGGGTGGACTTGCCGCTGCCGCTTTCTCCGACGACGCCGAGAGCAAGGCCTGGGGCGAGATCGAGCGCAATGCCGCGAAGTGCCTTCAGCGTTTTTGGCGGATCGAAGAGCCCCTGGCGCACCCGATAGATGACCGCGACGTCCATGAGCGTGATCGCGGAGGCCGCGGTACTCGTGCCGGTCTTCGCCGCTTGCGCCGCCGCTGGTTCCGCCAGCGCTTGGCTCCCGGTCGCCGCCGCGGGAGGGATGACGCAGCGGTAGTACCGATCCGGCGCGATCATGC
Proteins encoded in this window:
- a CDS encoding dipeptide ABC transporter ATP-binding protein, which produces MTQPSTLEVEGLRVSLPTLDGTQLVVRGVDLHVRRGETLCIVGESGCGKSMTSLALMNLLPRSAVREVDRLILQGEDLRGADEARIEALRGDRMAMIFQEPTTALNPAYTVGEQLIEGIRHHRKLIRRGDAVARAAELLGTCGIGQARLRLRQYPHQLSGGMRQRVMIAMALMTEPALLIADEPTTALDVTIQAQILGLLRQLQHRFDLAIILITHDFGVVSRFGDRVAVMYAGEIVETAPTETLLRQPMHPYTKALLSCMPGVRSGGSRLGYLQGQVPSLIGEVAGCQFRNRCPKAAEACARAIPQRMIAPDRYYRCVIPPAAATGSQALAEPAAAQAAKTGTSTAASAITLMDVAVIYRVRQGLFDPPKTLKALRGIALDLAPGLALGVVGESGSGKSTLARVMLGLERPRSGTVRLFGRDLGTFGRAALARTIQPVFQDPYSSLNPRRTVGATIRLPLDVHRIGTPAERDHAVERMMDLCGLPRRLASSYPAELSGGQRQRVAIASAVILRPPILICDEPTSALDVSVQSQILNLLQDLRAELGLTSVVISHDLNVIRYLADRIVVMYLGAIVEAGSARQVLQTPRHPYSQMLLATSAEAGLEAMQVSEPPSALALPSGCTYRTRCPLAMPICTEMAPPLRAVDGHDWACHLEPVGNDLDPGDRSGTMDIKQLE
- a CDS encoding cysteine hydrolase codes for the protein MKQTKDQPSGHIDSPETFADWHMPWPSFTIDWRSTALVVVDMQNYGCNPAVGVAQMLTQRYPAIADYYVERLVHTVIPNAKRLLERFRSHSAQIVFTRHGALLPDGRDMIERRRRRDAESITTTNTPVLWHRGTFEHDVIAELTPAARDLVLDKNTSSAFNSTGIEWLLRNMGIESIVFVGMATDMCVETTARDAADRGFNAIIVEDASATFFDRHHRAALSGFARVFGQVWSTEQVLDAIGASSPLKSH
- a CDS encoding class I SAM-dependent methyltransferase, which produces MAAADNASDQPHRASEVTLAYYDRQAEAFWDGTRAHDVSQNYAALLDAIEGDPPHSILDLGCGPGRDLRHFRSLGHEAIGLDGSKEFVAMARAYSGCEVLHQDFLAMDLPADRFHGVFANASLFHVPSRELPRVLLELAGTLRPRGVLFCSNPRGNNEEGIRGDRYGCFRDLDAWRNYVSAAGFVEVLHYYRPPGLPRPQQPWLAMVWRKGVAA